A window from Hymenobacter volaticus encodes these proteins:
- a CDS encoding DEAD/DEAH box helicase: MNYQNATPIQEQAIPKIIEGKDLIACAQTGTGKTAAYLLPLLDKISHAKHGTTSTLILVPTRELATQIDEQVTGFGYFVEASSIAIYGGGKSENWEQQKRALTSGADIIIATPGRLIAHLQMGYVKFDTLKYLVLDEADKMMDMGFSDDILNIVRQLPKKRQTLLFSATMPSKIRDFSKQILNEPEEIRLAVSKPAAGIDQQFYMAFDRQKIYLLEHIIKTQDVQSMVLFTSQKAAVAGIVRAISKLGYEAQGISSDRTQEEREQIMRDFKNKKFPILVATDVLSRGIDIDSLSHVVNYDIPRAAEDYVHRIGRTARAATKGTAITFIADQDQDRVVKIEKLIEREVEKQSITEELGLGPAPEFDPKRFAGLHGKVGGRPERGGRSGGGNRDRGPRPEGDRAPRSGGRDGNRPARSGAPDPKDPKHQERIAKAQAALAALDAGQAPSVPYERPPRAPRPEGEAREARPPREPRAPRPQGELKEGADQAQEPRAEGAEGQRRRKRGGRNRGGRGPRPEGGPSGTASEAPTVVPATPSAE, from the coding sequence ATGAATTATCAGAATGCCACTCCGATTCAGGAGCAGGCCATTCCCAAGATCATCGAAGGAAAAGACTTGATTGCCTGCGCGCAAACGGGTACCGGCAAAACCGCCGCCTATCTACTGCCGCTGCTCGACAAGATTTCGCATGCCAAACACGGCACGACTTCCACGCTTATTCTGGTGCCTACGCGCGAGCTGGCCACCCAAATCGACGAGCAAGTAACGGGCTTTGGCTACTTTGTAGAAGCCAGCAGCATCGCCATCTACGGCGGTGGCAAGAGCGAGAACTGGGAGCAGCAAAAGCGTGCCCTCACCAGCGGCGCCGACATCATTATTGCTACCCCCGGCCGCCTGATTGCGCACTTGCAAATGGGTTACGTGAAGTTCGACACCCTGAAGTATCTGGTGCTTGATGAAGCCGACAAGATGATGGACATGGGCTTCTCCGACGACATCTTGAACATCGTGCGTCAGCTGCCCAAAAAGCGGCAGACGCTGCTGTTCTCGGCCACCATGCCCAGCAAAATTCGGGACTTCTCCAAGCAGATTCTCAACGAGCCCGAGGAAATCCGGCTGGCTGTATCCAAGCCTGCTGCTGGCATCGACCAGCAGTTCTACATGGCTTTCGACCGCCAGAAGATTTATTTGCTCGAACACATCATCAAAACCCAGGATGTGCAGAGCATGGTGCTCTTCACTAGCCAGAAAGCAGCGGTAGCCGGCATTGTACGGGCCATCAGCAAGCTCGGCTACGAAGCCCAAGGGATTTCGTCGGACCGCACGCAAGAGGAGCGCGAGCAAATCATGCGTGACTTCAAGAACAAGAAGTTTCCTATCCTCGTGGCGACCGACGTACTCAGCCGCGGCATCGACATTGATTCGTTGAGCCACGTGGTGAACTACGACATCCCGCGCGCCGCCGAAGACTACGTGCACCGCATTGGCCGTACGGCCCGCGCGGCCACCAAAGGCACGGCCATCACCTTCATTGCCGACCAAGACCAGGATCGAGTAGTGAAGATTGAAAAGCTGATCGAGCGTGAAGTAGAGAAGCAGAGCATCACCGAAGAGTTAGGTTTAGGCCCGGCTCCAGAGTTCGACCCAAAACGATTTGCTGGCTTACATGGCAAAGTTGGCGGCCGGCCCGAACGGGGTGGCCGCTCCGGCGGTGGCAACCGCGACCGAGGCCCCCGTCCGGAAGGCGACCGTGCCCCCCGTAGCGGCGGCCGCGACGGCAACCGTCCGGCTCGCTCTGGTGCTCCCGACCCCAAAGATCCCAAGCACCAGGAGCGCATAGCCAAAGCTCAAGCCGCGCTAGCCGCGCTGGATGCGGGTCAGGCACCATCTGTTCCTTATGAGCGCCCACCCCGTGCGCCGCGGCCAGAAGGTGAAGCCAGAGAAGCCCGGCCGCCGCGTGAGCCCCGTGCGCCTCGCCCACAAGGTGAACTGAAGGAAGGCGCAGACCAAGCCCAAGAGCCCCGTGCCGAAGGCGCGGAAGGCCAACGCCGGCGCAAGCGGGGCGGGCGTAACCGTGGAGGCCGCGGTCCGCGCCCGGAAGGCGGACCATCCGGCACGGCTTCCGAAGCCCCAACCGTTGTTCCTGCGACTCCAAGTGCAGAGTAA
- a CDS encoding YdeI/OmpD-associated family protein has protein sequence MANVLDQLATFHPLTLSEWQQWLAAHYTNSPGIWLVYYKKASGKPRVSYDDAVEEALCYGWIDGQARRLDDERSMLLFTPRKPRSVWSKPNKERVVKLIEAERMLEAGLLKINIAKQNGSWDALTDSDAQLVPPDLAEALEANQIAQQYFTGFSPSAQKNILAWISSAKRPETRAQRVLATVICAAENKKASPYYK, from the coding sequence ATGGCCAACGTCCTCGACCAACTTGCAACGTTTCATCCGCTAACTCTCTCGGAATGGCAGCAGTGGTTAGCCGCGCACTACACCAACTCGCCGGGAATCTGGCTGGTGTATTACAAGAAAGCTAGTGGTAAGCCCCGCGTCAGCTACGATGATGCCGTGGAAGAGGCCCTTTGCTACGGGTGGATTGACGGCCAAGCCCGTCGCCTCGACGATGAGCGGTCTATGCTACTGTTTACACCGCGCAAACCACGTAGCGTGTGGTCGAAGCCAAACAAGGAACGGGTAGTAAAACTGATAGAAGCAGAGCGCATGCTGGAAGCAGGTTTGCTGAAAATCAACATCGCCAAGCAAAACGGCTCCTGGGACGCCCTAACCGACAGCGATGCACAACTTGTTCCACCTGACCTAGCCGAGGCTTTGGAGGCAAATCAAATTGCTCAGCAGTATTTCACTGGCTTCAGCCCCTCAGCGCAGAAGAACATTTTAGCGTGGATTTCAAGCGCTAAACGCCCCGAAACCCGTGCCCAACGGGTGCTGGCAACAGTAATTTGCGCCGCTGAGAACAAGAAAGCTAGTCCTTACTATAAGTGA